In a single window of the Myxococcales bacterium genome:
- a CDS encoding riboflavin synthase produces MFTGLVEDLGTIARADRRSDALVLTVRPGAIPVAELGLGESVAHDGVCLTVTAVHGDTYEVLAGAETLAKTTLGERRVGDRVHLERALALGDRLGGHMVAGHVDGVGELVARVDRGANVVLTYRPPAALVRYVIVKGSIAIDGVSLTVNAVDASTFAVAIIPHTVTATHLGDRRPGARVNLEVDLIGKYVERLVAPYQEKS; encoded by the coding sequence GTGTTCACCGGCCTGGTCGAAGATCTCGGCACCATCGCCCGTGCCGACCGGCGCTCGGACGCGCTCGTGCTGACGGTGCGCCCGGGCGCGATCCCGGTGGCCGAGCTGGGCCTGGGGGAGTCGGTCGCCCACGACGGCGTGTGCCTGACGGTGACCGCGGTCCACGGCGACACCTACGAGGTCCTGGCGGGGGCCGAGACCCTGGCCAAGACCACGCTGGGCGAGCGCCGGGTCGGCGACCGCGTGCACCTCGAGCGGGCGCTGGCGCTCGGCGATCGCCTGGGCGGCCACATGGTCGCCGGCCACGTCGACGGCGTCGGTGAGCTCGTGGCCCGGGTCGATCGCGGCGCCAACGTGGTCCTGACCTACCGGCCGCCGGCGGCGCTCGTGCGCTACGTGATCGTCAAGGGCTCGATCGCCATCGACGGGGTCAGCCTGACGGTCAACGCCGTCGACGCGTCGACCTTCGCCGTCGCGATCATCCCGCACACCGTCACCGCGACGCACCTGGGCGACAGGCGCCCGGGCGCGCGCGTGAACCTCGAGGTCGACCTCATCGGCAAGTACGTCGAGAGGTTGGTCGCCCCGTACCAGGAGAAGTCGTGA
- a CDS encoding CDP-alcohol phosphatidyltransferase family protein, with product MTTVFVDYAGRDQIAAMRVGGMSILERVVRVAALAGATRARVRLRADARPPLPPLAIEVEYVDAPDRTAAIVPGDVVAGVEVVDGRSRRRAERALLQSCRRPYDGLGDTYVIRPVSLRLTPLLARLGATPNQVTVANTVWGALACALVVIGGRGPIAAGGVAIFLQAVFDSCDGELARIRYLYSNFGRMLDNASDDVIDIGMTLALGWALGGWWWPVAVVAGVARASCALMIFRAVARMGKPGDVLAFRWFFDRAESELTDRFEHKLTPLAVVRSLGRRDAYVLVWTASCLAGVLEPGLVLGLIVAFGYFGLSLVHRVVRARTPAAERVGM from the coding sequence GTGACCACCGTGTTCGTCGACTACGCCGGGCGCGACCAGATCGCGGCGATGCGCGTCGGCGGCATGTCGATCCTCGAGCGGGTGGTGCGGGTGGCGGCGCTGGCCGGCGCGACCCGGGCCCGGGTGCGCCTCCGCGCCGACGCGCGGCCGCCGCTGCCGCCGCTGGCGATCGAGGTCGAGTACGTCGACGCCCCCGACCGCACCGCGGCGATCGTGCCGGGTGACGTGGTCGCCGGGGTCGAGGTCGTCGACGGCCGCAGTCGCCGCCGGGCCGAGCGCGCGCTCTTGCAGAGCTGCCGGCGCCCCTACGACGGCCTCGGCGACACCTACGTGATCCGGCCGGTGTCGCTGCGCCTGACGCCGCTGCTGGCGCGGCTGGGCGCGACCCCGAACCAGGTCACCGTCGCCAACACGGTCTGGGGCGCGCTGGCGTGCGCGCTGGTGGTGATCGGCGGCCGCGGGCCGATCGCCGCGGGCGGCGTCGCGATCTTCCTGCAGGCGGTGTTCGACTCGTGCGACGGCGAGCTGGCCCGGATCCGCTACCTGTACTCGAACTTCGGCCGCATGCTCGACAACGCGTCGGACGACGTGATCGACATCGGCATGACGCTGGCGCTGGGCTGGGCGCTCGGCGGCTGGTGGTGGCCGGTCGCGGTCGTGGCCGGGGTCGCCCGGGCGTCGTGCGCGCTGATGATCTTCCGGGCGGTGGCGCGGATGGGCAAGCCCGGCGACGTGCTCGCGTTCCGCTGGTTCTTCGACCGCGCCGAGTCCGAGCTGACCGACCGGTTCGAGCACAAGCTGACCCCGCTGGCGGTGGTGCGATCGCTGGGGCGGCGCGACGCCTACGTGCTGGTCTGGACCGCGAGCTGCCTGGCCGGCGTGCTCGAGCCGGGCTTGGTGCTCGGGCTGATCGTCGCGTTCGGGTACTTCGGGCTGTCGCTGGTCCACCGGGTGGTGCGGGCCCGGACCCCGGCCGCCGAGCGGGTCGGCATGTAG
- the nusB gene encoding transcription antitermination factor NusB produces the protein MSESLVTRRAARALALQVLFAIDDGVEAAIARDAVSSWADRFELEADGAVRALATTLVALVVDDANRAGIDDVIVAGSRNWRLERMARVDRNILRLAVGEFLHAPATPARVVINEAVELAKRFGTAESPAFINGVLDRIAGTLGRRDVEPAPEPGAS, from the coding sequence GTGAGCGAGTCGCTCGTCACCCGCCGGGCCGCGCGCGCGCTGGCGCTGCAGGTGCTGTTCGCGATCGACGACGGCGTCGAGGCCGCGATCGCGCGCGACGCGGTATCGAGCTGGGCCGATCGGTTCGAGCTCGAGGCCGACGGCGCGGTCCGGGCGCTGGCGACGACGCTGGTGGCGCTGGTGGTCGACGACGCCAACCGCGCGGGCATCGACGACGTGATCGTCGCCGGGTCCCGCAACTGGCGGCTCGAGCGCATGGCCCGGGTCGATCGCAACATCTTGCGGCTGGCGGTGGGCGAGTTCCTGCACGCGCCGGCCACGCCGGCCCGGGTCGTGATCAACGAGGCGGTCGAGCTGGCGAAGCGGTTCGGCACCGCCGAGTCGCCGGCGTTCATCAACGGCGTGCTCGACCGCATCGCCGGCACGCTCGGCCGCCGCGACGTCGAGCCGGCTCCGGAGCCCGGGGCGTCGTGA
- a CDS encoding phosphocholine cytidylyltransferase family protein encodes MKAIILAAGMGSRLAPLTNDRPKVLVPVAGRPILFRQLDHLAAAGIGPSDVVIVGGYRVDTLRAELAANGFGACTVIMNDMYEPWNNFWSLAVAEPAVRDHDVLQFDGDVILDPQLLPRMLAATGDALLAVDCRDELDDETMKAQVDDAGAVTGLSKQLDPATSAGEYIGISRLSAAVAAQVFRELHVMRDAGKTGEYYEYAYFQLIARGAVRFGIVDVHDCSVTEIDNVEDLARADAMLAAAGA; translated from the coding sequence GTGAAGGCCATCATCCTCGCCGCCGGCATGGGCTCGCGCCTGGCGCCGCTCACCAACGATCGTCCCAAGGTGCTGGTGCCGGTCGCCGGCCGGCCGATCCTGTTCCGCCAGCTCGACCACCTCGCCGCCGCCGGCATCGGCCCGAGCGACGTGGTCATCGTCGGCGGCTACCGGGTCGACACGCTCCGGGCCGAGCTGGCCGCCAACGGCTTCGGCGCGTGCACGGTGATCATGAACGACATGTACGAGCCCTGGAACAACTTCTGGTCCCTGGCGGTGGCCGAGCCGGCGGTGCGCGACCACGACGTGCTGCAGTTCGACGGCGACGTGATCCTCGACCCGCAGCTGCTGCCGCGGATGCTGGCCGCGACCGGCGACGCGCTGCTCGCGGTCGACTGCCGCGACGAGCTCGACGACGAGACCATGAAGGCCCAGGTCGACGACGCCGGCGCGGTCACCGGCCTGTCGAAGCAGCTCGATCCCGCGACCTCGGCGGGCGAGTACATCGGCATCTCGCGGCTGTCGGCGGCGGTGGCGGCGCAGGTGTTCCGCGAGCTCCACGTGATGCGCGACGCCGGCAAGACCGGCGAGTACTACGAGTACGCCTACTTTCAGCTGATCGCGCGCGGCGCCGTGCGGTTCGGGATCGTCGACGTCCACGACTGCTCGGTCACCGAGATCGACAACGTCGAGGATCTGGCCCGGGCCGACGCGATGCTCGCCGCCGCGGGGGCGTGA
- the ribB gene encoding 3,4-dihydroxy-2-butanone-4-phosphate synthase: MRLATPSARVEAALAAIRAGQMVIMVDDEDRENEGDLVLAADKVTPEAINFMATHARGLICLAMDGPLIDKLELAPMVRDNQASLGTAFTVSIEARHGVSTGISAKDRATTVRAAIADDARPHDLVSPGHVFPLRARRGGVLVRTGQTEGSVDLARLAGCKAAGVICEIMRDDGEMARMPELEVFAAKHGLVLCSVADLIAYRLEREQIVRRRREHGLRPGFLGTGEPWRAFVYDTEVEDTEYLALVRGEPERAAGPVLVRVAVLDPVVDPLALKPDVEAALRQIDDAGVGVFLYVHSRARTSVEKSFAKLTDAAPRSGALRPDASSEALRDFGLGAQVLADLGLSKVRLLSNSDRKIVGIEGFGIEVVERVPLATRPVRTKADVR, encoded by the coding sequence ATGCGCCTCGCCACCCCGTCCGCTCGCGTCGAAGCCGCGCTGGCCGCCATCCGCGCCGGCCAGATGGTGATCATGGTCGACGACGAGGATCGCGAGAACGAGGGCGACCTGGTCCTGGCGGCCGACAAGGTCACGCCCGAGGCGATCAACTTCATGGCGACCCACGCCCGCGGGCTGATCTGCCTGGCGATGGACGGCCCGCTGATCGACAAGCTCGAGCTGGCGCCGATGGTGCGCGACAACCAGGCCAGCCTGGGCACCGCGTTCACGGTGTCGATCGAGGCCCGCCACGGCGTCTCGACCGGCATCTCGGCCAAGGATCGCGCGACCACCGTGCGCGCGGCCATCGCCGACGACGCCCGGCCCCACGACCTGGTGTCGCCGGGCCACGTGTTCCCGCTGCGGGCGCGGCGCGGCGGCGTGCTGGTGCGCACCGGCCAGACCGAGGGCTCGGTCGATCTGGCCCGGCTGGCCGGGTGCAAGGCCGCCGGGGTCATCTGCGAGATCATGCGGGACGACGGCGAGATGGCGCGGATGCCGGAGCTCGAGGTCTTCGCCGCCAAGCACGGGCTGGTGCTGTGCTCGGTCGCCGATCTGATCGCCTACCGGCTCGAGCGCGAGCAGATCGTCCGGCGCCGGCGCGAGCACGGCCTCCGGCCCGGGTTCCTCGGGACCGGCGAGCCGTGGCGGGCCTTCGTCTACGACACCGAGGTCGAGGACACCGAGTACCTGGCGCTGGTCCGGGGCGAGCCCGAGCGCGCCGCCGGGCCGGTGCTGGTCCGGGTCGCGGTGCTCGACCCGGTCGTCGACCCGCTCGCGCTCAAGCCCGACGTCGAGGCCGCGCTGCGGCAGATCGACGACGCCGGCGTCGGCGTGTTCCTGTACGTCCACAGCCGCGCCCGGACCAGCGTCGAGAAGTCCTTCGCCAAGCTGACCGACGCGGCGCCACGGTCGGGCGCGCTCCGCCCCGACGCGTCGAGCGAGGCCCTGCGCGATTTCGGCCTGGGCGCCCAGGTGCTGGCCGACCTCGGCCTGTCCAAGGTCCGGCTCCTGTCCAACAGCGACCGCAAGATCGTGGGGATCGAGGGCTTCGGGATCGAGGTGGTCGAGCGGGTGCCGCTGGCGACCCGGCCGGTGCGCACGAAGGCCGACGTGAGGTAG
- a CDS encoding 6,7-dimethyl-8-ribityllumazine synthase, producing the protein MPTVLEGALSAAGLRFAIVASRFNGLIVEPLVAGAVDAITRTGGSADAITVVKCPGAFELPQVVRRVLARGGVDAVIALGAVIRGATPHFDYVAGEAAKGVAGAAAEADVPVVFGVLTTDTIEQALERAGTKAGNKGFDAAMAAIEMAQLYRAIGTRA; encoded by the coding sequence ATGCCGACCGTCCTCGAAGGCGCGCTCTCTGCCGCCGGCCTGCGCTTCGCCATCGTCGCCAGCCGCTTCAACGGCCTCATCGTCGAGCCGCTCGTGGCCGGCGCGGTCGACGCCATCACCCGCACCGGCGGCAGCGCCGACGCCATCACGGTCGTCAAGTGCCCGGGCGCGTTCGAGCTGCCGCAGGTGGTGCGGCGGGTCCTGGCGCGCGGCGGCGTCGACGCGGTGATCGCGCTGGGCGCGGTGATCCGCGGCGCGACCCCGCACTTCGACTACGTCGCCGGCGAGGCCGCCAAGGGCGTGGCCGGGGCCGCGGCCGAGGCCGACGTGCCGGTGGTGTTCGGCGTGCTGACCACCGACACGATCGAGCAGGCGCTCGAGCGGGCCGGCACCAAGGCCGGCAACAAGGGCTTCGACGCGGCCATGGCGGCGATCGAGATGGCCCAGCTCTACCGCGCGATCGGCACCCGCGCGTGA
- a CDS encoding oligosaccharide flippase family protein: protein MPGATEIKTDVNRGLAWIGMASSLVGVLDFLAILILLRYWITPDEYGVATLAIAVFPILDQVTDLGLSAAVIQRDRKDDDIISSVFWINLTTAATLFVLLWLLAPPIATGLFDDAVIGSMMIAYGTKLLWQNVYFIPVALMKRELRFKELSVIRVIANLTEFAGKIGFAAAGFGIWAFVLGPMGRVLVTGIGAQICHPWRPRFVLKLRATWDHAAFGMKASASQILFSMYSNADYLIVGVYFSKTAVGIYRLAYEVVLEPVRMISNVVVDIAFPAFAKLRHDRPKLIAQFVSFTRMNLVTVMLYSAVVFVAAEEVVTLFFPKYGLAPVDAVRILLPVAILRSLSYVLPPLLDGVGHPSRTLIYMIVASVVLPLFFVLSAKYLGPTMGFESVALAWAVGYPIAFIVLLLLVTYTIDLKVGTFVRQVIGVPLCIVAATVAGEGTKWALAGAPLAVRMVGVTVVIVGVAGVLLAYTQGLSPRRARAAMRGEPPPVDLPPDPAPLEAPAAPPPAAPPPSA, encoded by the coding sequence ATGCCCGGGGCGACCGAGATCAAGACCGACGTCAACCGCGGCCTGGCGTGGATCGGCATGGCCAGCTCGCTGGTCGGCGTCCTCGACTTCCTGGCGATCCTGATCCTGCTGCGATACTGGATCACGCCCGACGAGTACGGCGTCGCGACGCTCGCGATCGCGGTGTTCCCGATCCTCGATCAGGTGACCGACCTGGGCCTGTCGGCGGCGGTGATCCAGCGCGACCGCAAGGACGACGACATCATCTCGTCGGTCTTCTGGATCAACCTGACGACCGCCGCGACGCTGTTCGTGCTGCTGTGGCTGCTGGCGCCGCCGATCGCGACCGGCTTGTTCGACGACGCGGTCATCGGATCGATGATGATCGCCTACGGCACCAAGCTCTTGTGGCAGAACGTCTACTTCATCCCGGTCGCGCTGATGAAGCGCGAGCTGCGGTTCAAGGAGCTGTCGGTCATCCGGGTGATCGCCAACCTGACCGAGTTCGCCGGCAAGATCGGGTTCGCGGCGGCCGGGTTCGGCATCTGGGCGTTCGTGCTCGGGCCGATGGGCCGGGTGCTGGTCACCGGCATCGGCGCGCAGATCTGTCACCCGTGGCGGCCCAGGTTCGTGCTCAAGCTGCGCGCGACCTGGGACCACGCCGCGTTCGGCATGAAGGCGTCGGCGTCGCAGATCTTGTTCTCGATGTACTCCAACGCGGACTACCTCATCGTCGGGGTCTATTTCAGCAAGACCGCGGTCGGCATCTACCGCCTGGCGTACGAGGTCGTGCTCGAGCCGGTGCGGATGATCTCGAACGTCGTCGTCGACATCGCCTTCCCGGCCTTCGCGAAGCTGCGCCACGACCGCCCCAAGCTGATCGCCCAGTTCGTGTCGTTCACGCGCATGAACCTGGTGACCGTGATGCTGTACTCGGCGGTGGTGTTCGTCGCGGCCGAGGAGGTCGTGACGCTGTTCTTCCCCAAGTACGGCCTGGCGCCGGTCGACGCGGTCCGGATCCTGCTGCCGGTCGCGATCCTGCGGTCGCTGTCGTACGTGCTGCCGCCGCTGCTCGACGGCGTCGGGCACCCGAGCCGGACGCTGATCTACATGATCGTCGCCTCGGTGGTGCTGCCGCTGTTCTTCGTGCTGTCGGCGAAGTACCTCGGGCCGACCATGGGGTTCGAGTCGGTGGCCCTGGCCTGGGCCGTCGGCTATCCGATCGCGTTCATCGTGCTGCTCCTGCTGGTCACCTACACGATCGACCTGAAGGTCGGCACGTTCGTGCGCCAGGTGATCGGCGTGCCCTTGTGCATCGTCGCGGCGACGGTGGCCGGGGAGGGCACCAAGTGGGCGCTCGCGGGCGCGCCGCTGGCGGTGCGGATGGTCGGCGTCACGGTGGTGATCGTCGGCGTCGCCGGCGTGCTCCTGGCCTACACCCAGGGCCTGTCGCCGCGGCGCGCGCGCGCGGCGATGCGCGGCGAGCCGCCGCCGGTCGACCTGCCGCCCGATCCGGCGCCGCTCGAGGCGCCGGCCGCGCCACCGCCAGCCGCGCCACCGCCATCGGCGTAG